The Lolium perenne isolate Kyuss_39 chromosome 6, Kyuss_2.0, whole genome shotgun sequence genome segment TAGCCCACTAGCGCCCTATCCCTCCTTCTCTCCTTCCGTCCGTTGTACGGTCCCCGTCCGTTTCCCACATTTTCCGCTTCCCCCCATCCATCCCTCCATTAACTCGCCCCTCGATTCCAGCCCCCAAGAAAATCTCCCCAAACAATTCAGAGAAGCAGATCCCTAGTCCCCGAATCCTACCTCGACTATCCGGGTTCGCTCCCAACCAGCGCCAATCTGCCGGCTCCGTCTCAGGCGGCCCCCGGCGCGGAGTCTTGGCTCGGGAGATCCAGGGCCCCTTTTCTTGGGGTGTTCTCGGCTCAAATCTTGCGGCTTCTGGGCAATGTGATTTGTCCCAGGGGCGATTTTCCGGCGCAGTAGTTGCTGAATCTTGCGAGGGGTTGCGAAGATGGAACATGTGATCGGGGGAAAGTTTAAGCTGGGTAGGAAGATTGGGAGCGGATCTTTCGGGGAGCTGTATCTTGGTACGGTCCTCACGGGGTTCACAGATCTTTCATTTGTTTCTGTCTGTTCGCGTTGCGAAGCTTTATATCTGGTCCGGTATTGGCTTAAGGTTGATTACATTGTTTGCAGGCGTCAACATACAGAGCAGCGAGGAGGTGGCTATCAAGTTGGTATGTGATGAACCTTTAGATTTTATATCTGTCGTTGACTAAATATAAGCACGCAGTTTCGAAAACGGCATTGGTTAGCTTCTTTTGCGCTAATGTGAACAATTTTTCGGTCCACCTTCACTAGAGTTATATGAGGTGTTGTAAAGTACAGATTTTGTGGACTAATCAGAAATATCTGGGACTCTTATTTAGTATCATGCTCTTTTCATATCGCTAGCAACTAGGACTTCTGAACATTATTGGTTGGCTCCAGGCAAACTGATCTATTAGAAATATGCAGAACTCTAGTTAACTAAGAACAAGGGCAAATTTTTTTTTCGCTCCCAGTAGGAAGTATGATTTCTATTATCTGTTCAtttaggatgaaataaagcactcTTTTGTGTGGGTTGCATGAGGATAGATATATACAAACTCCATACAGAATTCGGCATGTTAACGTACACACTCTCGACATTAGGTTTCAGGAGAAACCAACTCATACTGTTGATATTTAATAGTACTTAACAAAGGAATGATTTTCTTTTCAAGTAAAAGTTTAGATTAATGCCCCATCCAATCTTTCAAACACTGTCCAATCCAATCTTTCAAACAACCATCCGATGAAACTCATGAGATtctttaatttctattgtttcaATTATTTCAGTACAGTGGGCAGTTGTTTGGTAGAATCTTCTGTTGAAGTATTATTCCTCAGAAACATTGGTAGTTGTTTTCTTTCCCGCTAGAATTAAATGTGGTATATATAACCTGATGAACTCTATGGTTTTTTAATTGCTTAGAAAGTGTAGGTATTAATTAAAGTAGTAACAGTCTTTTCAGAACTTGAGCATACAATTTTATATCAACATGAATTCCGAGTGTTAGGGCAGGTTACTGCCCCTGCAACTGCTAGCATCTGGACATGGCTGACTTACTCTTTCTGTCATCTTGCAATTTAGGAATCTGTTAAATCAAGGCATCCTCAGCTTCATTATGAGTCAAAACTATACATGCTTCTGCAAGGAGGAAGTAAGTATTAATACAAGAActtgctttttattctttttttaCTGATTTTGATTTAATGCTTGATTTCAAACTTCAGCTGGGATTCCTCATCTGAAGTGGTTTGGAGTGGACGGGGAGTACAATGTCATGGTCATTGATCTTCTTGGTCCAAGTCTGGAAGACTTATTCAACTATTGCAACAGAAAATTCACTCTTAAAACAGTACTTATGCTTGCTGATCAGATGGTAAGTTTTTCTTACTGTATCATAGCATTTTGGCTGTTAATATTGGCCCACCTATTTGACATAATACCAACGGAAGTATCTATCTGCAAACTCAAATCTTATGTGTAATTGTTTTGTCATTTTTACCGCCAAATTAATGCATTCAAATATTTTTATACAGATTGCTAGGGTAGAGTACATGCACTTGAGGGGCTTTCTTCATCGTGATATAAAGCCGGATAACTTTCTTATGGGTTTAGGCCGTAGAGCAAGCCAGGTTGGTGCCATTCTTGCACATTTTTATTTGCCCGACTTGATCTATCAATTTTGTTTCCTTTGTATTTGCATAATTCGTAGTGGCATTATACTATTTATAGTTTTTGACCTGGTCTGTGATACGCTAAAGACAAGTTCTATCATCTGGTAGCTTGGCACTTCAAACAGGGTAGAAGCCAGGGTTGGGCAAGCTTGTGGCTAGTCCAGCCTGATCATATACTCTACTGGGCATTGGGCTGGACCAAAAAAAATCATAAGCTTGCCCCAGTCCTGGCTCTAGTCCTGGGCCCTGGGTGAAAGCCTAGCTGCCCCAGGTCTGTTTCCACCCCCGAATTCAAACCCCTCAAATTATAATTAGGAGAGGCTAAATGGTATCACAACAGAAATTCACTGGGTTATAGATGGTCCTGTACAGGATCTTTTCTTGCTTTTTAGTTAAGCAAGAGATTCATCTCAAAACTGTTGCAGCTTATGCTCACGCATTATGATTATAATGACTGTAATGGTGCTGTACAACTCTACTTAATTCTACTCCTGGTGTTAAATAATAAATAGTTAACTTATATTTGTCATATGGGAAATAAAACATTTGAATATAAATGCATCAAGTGGTGAAGGTGTTACGACTTAGAAATATTGATGATTCAGCATTTTTCTATTAGCAGTCCTGACTACCTTAGGAACGCAGATATCCATACTTCTATTAGTCAAAATTATTTTCAGTGTATGCTATATAAACAGCTATTTAGTTTGGCTCCTTGTTACCTCTTATAAACGAAAGCTTGCATTTGTATATTTCTCTCTTGCACTCCCTAGCACCACGGACGAGGATGGCTATTTCAAACACAGTTTGTTTTAGTGATTTGTACACTTCTTTTTGTTGTGAACAAAGAGATCTGCTAAGAAAACCGAGCGCAATCACTGTAACAGGTTTACGTTATTGATTATGGCCTCGCGAAGAAGTACCGGGACCTCCAAACTCATAAGCACATTCCATACAGGTACTTGGCAGTTTCTCTTTCAAATGTTCAAATGGAACTAATTTCTGGAAAATTGTTTTGGACTTCTAAGAGGCCCTTAACATATTTGCATATGTATGAATCGTAGCTTAATGTTTttcttactccctccgtcccatgaaaTATGTCTTtaactttgtctaaatttgcaTGTATCTAGACACCATTTAGAGTGTAGATACATCCAAGTTTAGACAAAGTTAAGATATGtttcatgggacggagggagtatataacgTTAACAGCTTTGTAGTATAGTGTGATGCCCTAATTTCCAAACTCAGTTGTTGTGTACGAAGTACACAAAGTGTGTAAACACCACCAGGATGGCCGGGTTGCCACACCCTGTTGCTGCCGCCGATGGCTGGTATGTGAGATCGACACAAGGAGGATACAGTGGTAGTTTGTGGTAGCCACCGGACCTTGGATGCTTGTGGAGAGCAGCTGGAGAAGGGGACTGAGAGAGATAAATGGAGACAGGACTTCAGTTCAGTTCTCTGTTCCTTCCCTCTCCCCTTCTGCTGCCGCACTTCATCTTTCCTGGTACCAGTGTTGCTAGCTCGGTCAAGCCCATGTACAACCACCACCAGCCCAAGCCCAATGCAGGGTGTTACATGGGGGGAGTCGGCAGGTTGGCAAGGTGATTAGATCATAGATGACAGAGACGAACTTCGGGGAAGAAGACTAGAGTTCTCATTACTTGATTAAATCTGTTACGCGCTAGTCCTTTATATAGGACAACCGACTGGATCCACAAGTCGGTTCTCAATTCAAACTCAAGATCGAACCATAACTTCGTAAATAGTGTAAATTAATGTACACCGTTGCTCATCGGTGGAAAAGGATTTCGAAATGAAAAAAATATTCGAAAATATTTACACAAAAATGCCATTGTATTTGTGTGCATGCAAATTTCATGGGGAAAGGACAAGTTTTGTGCCTTGTTAAAAAGTAAGTTTGGTGGTTATAATTATTTTAGGATTACTTTTCGCCTTTTGTGTCCATGGCGCTAAACTTGTCCTTTTTTCATGAAACTTTACATGCACATGGAGGACATAAGCATGTTCATGCATAAAGAAACCGGAATTATTTGAGATTTTGTAACATCTTTAATGAATTTTCTCTTCATCCTGGTAGCCATTTTGCTGCCCCATAAAAACACTATTTTTCTATTGAAAGTTTTGTTTTGTGTTTGATTAAATCTTCATACTTATTTGGATATGTATATTTGAAGCTTACATGTTTTTCTTTGCTACCATAGGGAGAACAAAAATCTTACAGGAACAGCACGTTATGCTAGTGTAAACACCCATCTTGGAGTAGGTGAGTGTTGCTACCTCTGAACATGCGTTATATCTACATCGGCAGTATTAGTAAACTAACCAAAAAATACAGGGTTATTAGAAATTCTGCAAAGTAGTTGAACAATCATAGTTCTTTTGATGCCTAAAGTTTTTTCATACCACAAAGTCAGCAACAATGTACACCTGACTAGGGAATTTGCCCTAATATTTCTGGAAGTCCTTAATTTTTATAAGCTTTGGTTAATCGCATGACTCTTCCGCTGACTGCTGATACATGTTATATTTCTGGGTTTTCTCTACAGAACAAAGCAGGAGAGATGATTTAGAATCTCTCGGTTATGTTCTGATGTATTTCTTAAGAGGAAGGTGGGGCATGTATTACTTTTCTAATGGTTTGAATTCCTTTTTAATGTGCAATACATTTCACTGATCTATATTAACTTGTCTGCCACAGCCTTCCTTGGCAAGGTCTGAAAGCTGGCACGAAAAAACAGAAGTACGACAAAATTAGTGAAAAGAAAATGTTAACCCCAGTTGAGGTAATTAAATGTGGTTTCGATGTACAGAAGTTTTGATGTATTTGGACTTAGATTGCAATATAAACTTGTTTAACACTGTTTGCTTAATTTTGCATAGGTTCTTTGTAAATCTTATCCATCAGAGTTTGTTTCATACTTCCATTACTGCCGGTCTTTGCGATTTGAAGATAAACCAGATTATTCCTATTTGAAGAAACTCTTCCGAGACCTAATGATCCGTGAAGGTACTCTCAATACATATAGTATTTTGAAGTTTCTATGCATCTACATCCTTCATGTTGTCTGATGGATACTTACAGGGTACCAGTCTGATTATATATTCGATTGGACTGTATCAAGGCAAGCAGCAGAGAATAACAGATTGCGAGTATGTCCGCCATTCCTCTTTCCAAACCAGTTTTAGTAGTGCAAGCTTAACTGTACTGAATGTGTAGCATTTGTTTCCTCGCTGCCAGCCAAGTGGAAGGACAGGTGGGTTGGTGGGACCATCTGCAGAACGGGCTGAACGGACTTCAGGTTTGCAGTTATATACACATTTTGGAAAGTTCATATTCAGAAAATAAGGTATATGCAAAGTAAGAGCTTTGTGTTTCCTTCTGTGTTAACAGCAAGACAGGATGTTCCTGATAGATTCAGTGGTTCAGTGGAAACATTTGCTAGAAGAACTGGCTCTGGTTCTGGCCATCATGGAGAAAGCACGAAGCACAGAACCCTATTGGATTCACTGCTGGCGCCCAAGATGGTTAGAGAAGTGCTCAATTTATTTTAATAATTGTTTTATTTTGTCTAAAAATATCTTGAACATGCACCATGCACATACTTTTGCATGGAAGCAACATTTGATGGTTAATATGGATTTATTGGATTAAAAGGGTTACAACATCTTTTACATCTATGCTAGGCTGCTGATTCGGATAAAAGAAGGCCTACATCATCTCGGAATGGCAGCACCTCGAGGAAAGCTCTCCTGTCAAGCAGCAGACCAAGTTCTGGAGAGCCCAGTGACCCAACACGCACTAGCCACCTAATCCCAACCAGCAGTGGCAGCAGTCGCCCATCAACCACTCAGAGGCTTCACCAATCAACTGGGCTGGAGACCAGGTCCTCATCGTTATCGAAAACTGCGAGAAATGTCCATGATGATCCCAATCTAAGGGCATTTGATCGCCTTACAATTAGTGCAGACAGGAGGAAATAAAGGTTTGAAAAGTAAAAAGATGTCAATTGCTGTTCTGAGCAAGGGCACTTAGAATTGATTCAGTTCCAGACGATGCTCACTGATCAGCAAGATAAATGTTATCATGGACACGACATGCTGAGGAATGCATAAATCGAAGATGGCACGTGGGATCTTGCATAGATGGTCGATCGTGCTAATTCGATGTCTGTTCTTTCAAATGGTTAAAGAATACGTTTTACGCCATTCTGAAGGGCCTGGATAGGCTGCATTGTTTGGCCGTGCTGGCCCAGTTGATGTTAATGTTGACTCCTGACATTTGTAGAAATGTTACTCAAATAAAACAGTTCATTGGACATTCAAAATGATTCATCTGTTTGTTATGGAATTGTATATGTGCATGAAAGTGATGATGCATGAATTTAGGGTTTAGTTCATTGTGCATCTCTAAAGAAGTTTACATGTGCAAAATTTTAACTTACTCCTGCTCTTTTAGCTTTCTCCTGCAAAAACATGATCAATAATTTACTTTTTACATGACAATACTTTCAATTATCTAGTGTCCGTTTTGTGTTCCATGACATATGGCTAACAGCTTAACCAGTAAACAATAAAGGTCATACTGTCGATCTTTGTTCCAATTTAGGTTCACAAGGGTGGTAGCTGCAGTTTAGTTCACACAGTACAACTACACAACTGATTGATATTACCTCCCACCTTTCAACGACTCAAGCATTATGGCATATACCATGACTAGTcgcattattttcaataatggaaACACTGCATTTTATGGTGTATAAACCCTTGTCTTTACACCAGAAAATGCACACGGCCAAATATTGTAGAGTTAGAGCTATATGATGATGTAAAAGTTCTGGTAACTATGACAGCGTGGCAGCGCCAACTGATTGATGACATGATACAATGGACAACCCAATTACAAATGTGTTAATGTGCAATAGGGTTGAGTTTTTCAATTTACCGAGTGAGAAGTCACTACATCATAAACTGCACATCTTACAAGAATTGCTATTGTTCTTCAGGAAAAAAGAAGAATCACTGTTATAATAAGAAAACAATCACTGTTACTATCCTGAGCAAGGCATCCCCTTGACTTTTCTTTTTGAGGAACCTACAGCAGGAGAGACTCCTACTGCACTTAAATTAAAAAGAAGGTTAAAGTTACAACATATTTACAAGGGTCCTATTTTTAGGACCCCATAAAGGACTGAAAAATATTACACTCTTATTTCTCTAACAAATGAATCTATGTTGTGTCTAAGGTCTTGCTTCACCCTAGACTTGAGAAGATCCAGATCCACACTAAGCTGAGCAAGCCAATAATGAATGGAGACATCAACATTATCAAAGTGTTTCCTGTTTCTCTGCTTCCAGATGTTCCAAGTCCCAAGGATGACATACTCCAGGAAGAAAGGCTTTCTCCAAATTTGCTGCAGCTATGATCCTATCAGCAAACGGCAGAGTCAAGTCCCATGTAATACCCATAGCAGACCAGCACGTTTTACTGAACGTGCAACTGAAAAACAGATGATCCCGATCCTCTCTTTGCTGCATACATACAACACAGTTTGTATTTTCTATTGGACACTGTCGTTGAGCTAGCAAATCATGTGTGTTAAGTCTATCAATCATTAGAAGCCACGCAAACACCTTGTGCTTCATTTCACACTTCGATTTCCAAATAAGTGGCAAGCATGCCAGTGGTTTGATCTCCCTGAAATAGAATTTATAGAACTTGCTTGCTGCATATTCTGTTTTTCCCCAGGCATATGTCCATACGTCAGGAGAGTGAGAATCTCTGTCCAAAACGTCTAACAATACAGATAAACTGTCTAACTCCACACTAGCTTCCATTGAGATAGGCAAATGAAAATTACTTGATGGGCGGCATCCCCTTGACTTGACAAAAGATTTTCATGTTTTGTTATTTAGTTCCAACACTGAAGCCTGAACTTTGAATGACAAAAACACATCACTGGAGTCCAGAATACAAGGCCTATTTAGACCACAGTAACAAAACATGTTACGTCAAGAGCATGTACATACACATGGAAACTTGCAACAAAGACTAGCAGTCAAGAGCATGTACATACACATGGAAACTTGCAACAAAGACTAGCAGTACATCAGTCATCGATACAATGAACCCCAATCTTCAGCACATGTGACTTATTCTGTTATATCAAAGCAAAGTTTAGCTTCATCCCAGGGACCATTGATCTCGAACTTGTATTCTTGAATCCTGATAAGCCAGTAAGGGCAAACAAGCGAGATGAATACAACAAGCGCCAGCAGTAAAATGAAGAGCATCCGATGCAACTGGTACGTGACACCCAAGGTTATGACCATCAGAGCAAAGGAGAACAGCAGATGGAGTCTACAGGAGTACTTCTTGATACAAAATGTAACCAGTGGCGCAAACAGGAAGACCTGCAAGGAGAAGAGCATGATAGCAAAGACGTGCAGCCAAGATGGCAGACGCGAAGCTACAAGAACAGATGCTACTATCGATGCGTTTAAGGAGATGTTGCTGGTCAACTTTGGGTTGTTGAGTGCACCTGGAGGTCTTATAGTCGAACCAGAATAATCATGCAAGAAGAGATGAACCAGCAGAAGGAACACAGCAAGTGCCCAGATTGAATCCGAACTGATGGACCTAGTGAGGGTATGACAGATTGGTGCTAAAACATAGAGGCCACTGGTGAAGAATGATATGTTGAGGACATATCTTGAGAGTAGCTTCAGCGAGAATGGACTCGTTGTGAGCAAGAGGACCAAGAAACCAACAAGCACGAGACCAATATCGAATTTCAAAAGGGTTATCTCATCAATGGCCAAATTCAGTGTATGTGTCCACGTCGAAACCACAAGAGCAACGATGCAGAGATACTGGGAAATGGAGACCGAGTCGACCATCACTCTCAGGAAATCCCTCTTGACAACATTGGCATTCATAACCATCTCCTCAAGGAAGGAGTCATCGGTGTAGTTGTCATCATATCCTGGCTGCATTCCCCCATAGGCTACCTTTCTCCACTTCGTTTGACATATGATCGGGTTTTTTCCCACGCCCTTCATGCCTCCTTGTGCTATTATGTCTCGCCCACAAGGAATTTGATCGGTTATACCGAAGTTGCTGGATCTTTGATAATACCATAAGCTAGTACTAGTTTGGTTCGATGATAATTTTCAAGGATGTCTTTGCACATACAGAACAGATATCCTTTCAGAAAGACAAATCTGTTCTTGTCCTGTTTGCTGGATCGCCACCTCTCCGGCAAAGAACGAATCGCTGGCTGGGGCTCTGCCTGCACCTGCAGCCGATTCTGCTACTTCATTTCCTGAAGATTGATTCCATATTCTCTCTGCTACTCAGAAATTCCATATCACAGACCTAGGGTTCCAAGATGAAGTATCCATTAAAATTCTGGGCTATATAGGAGAGAAGAGGAAAAATGACAGAGGGGTGGGGTATACCTTGCTCTCTCGGGCGTGCTTCTTTCGCTGGCTGCCGGTAGCTGTTCGTCGGAAGGTGTGCCTCTCGCTTGCGCGCGTCCGTACGGGAGAGGAACGGGAAGCGCGAATAGGGAGGCAGATTCAGTAGCAGATGCCGGTAATGGAGCGCACGCTGCCTGAATGGAAAGAGGGATCACGTGGATGGGAGGCAGAGTCAGGCGCTGGGAATGGAAGGCGGGGACGGGAGCTGGGATGTGATGGGAGGCGACGGCGGGACGAAGACCGTCGGCGAGTGGGCGCGGCGGCACGCGGGGACGGGAGGCGACGGCAAGCAGAGGTTGAGGCGGAGCACGGGAGCAGCACGGTGCACGGACATCCGCGAGTGGGGCGCCAGCCGGTGCGGGGACGGAGGCGGTGGTCGGAGGCAACGGCGGCGAGGTCAGGTGCGTGCGTGCGGGCTGGCTGGACTGAGTGGGGCGGGCTGAGATGTGCGTCAACGAACTCGAAACGGTTCGTGCCTTCGTGGGCCGTTGGGCCTTCCATTAGTTGTGCAAAGTGGTCTCCTCCAAATTATACTACCTGCCACGGTCAACTGACCGAGTAGAGATAGTGGGCCAGTAGGGTGGTTTTAAATGGTCAAGAGGCCCAGAACTCCCCCATATCGTCATATATGGGCATCATCACACAAAAAAAAATGCATGGGCAATGGAAGAAGATGTACAAAGTTCAGCGACAACATTGAAAAATAACACCCCAAACAACATAATATTTGATCCCAATATCTAATTATTGCCTGGGCACCGTGTAGTTTTAGGCGGTGCTCCTGATCCGTCACGTTGGATGGCCATCTGACGGCTATCCTGATTCGTGCGGTGCTCCTTGAGAGAGCGAGAGAGGAACGTGAGTAAAAAAAATCACCATTATCCACCTCCTCAAACACATCTCGCTCCCGCACCTCCTCTTCAGATGCGGGCGGCGGCCGAGCAGGGAAGCGGGTGGCGTGGTGCGAGACCGGCAGACTACCGTCGAGGATGTGGCGGCTGGAGGCCGAGAAGTGTGGCGACGGCTGGCGTCCGAGCGGGGAAGGCAGGTGGCGCGGTGTGAAACCGCCGTCGAGGAGACGCTCTAGCCCCGTAAGGCCGGTGCCACCATCGAGAGACGCAGCGAGCCCCTGCTTGCGTGCTTGCCACGACGACAAGCGCGAGGGGAGTTGCCTCCGTCAACCAACAACACTTTATTTCACTCCCAACATCGGCCCTCACCTCCACTGCTCCCCCTCCAAGCTCTTGCCTCCAGGCCCTCGACGCCGCCGCCTCTCATATATGTGACCTCGTTGCGTGCCCTGCCCTCCTGGCGGCGGCGACCTCTGCACACGAGATCCTACCCAATGATCCCTGCGTCTTCATCCAGACCATGCTCGTTCGCCTCACCACCGAGTTCTGGGTCCTACTCTAGGGCCAAGGGCGGCAGTTGGAGAGCGGCGGAGAAGATCCTCCGGAGGGGAGCCCGCGAGCCAGGGCGCTCGCGTTGAGGACGTTTCAGGTGCCTGCTACTGATTACTACCTGATctattgaaaggacgagatgtcgcctagagggggggggggtgaataggcatttaaaaactcttacagatttgtcttgtaagaatgcggaattaaactatgcttattctacaagcacaaaccctaaatatgctaggctcaactaagtgcaacagcaacaactagagctaagcaagatatgcacaagatatatgtagcataagtgatagcaagatatatgtacttcaagcacgatggctatcacaagaaaagtaagctcgggtatagaaataaccgaggcacgcggagacgaggatgtattcccgtgttcccttcctttgcaagaaggtacgtcacgtttggaggggtggaggtcccacgaatgattccccaacgccacgaaggctcaccctattctccgagccaaacccgcGAAGGATAATgatcctttccttatggttagcttttcctccactcctgagatggcaagctccacaaccacttcacaagctccacaaaggagaagcccggccccttcacaatcttccttgaagagatcaccggagcaccaacctccaagccaactaggaggtctccctccaagagtaacaagctcaccgtctctcactcgaactaatcgtggtggagagctcaacactatgcaatgatgcaaagcaagatcactagaggtgttcaaatccttcacactcaaatcccaccaaagcaacgaatgctaggatgagattagagaggaagaacaaagagaaaatcaataaatgactccaagatctagatccaaagggttcccctcacttagaggaggaatggattggtggggattgtagatctagatctcctctcttagatccctcaagaatgaacaagaatcatggggggaatcaagagagagagcaagttcttcaaagtcaacaatggaggagagagagtgaaaGAACTtatccagcccaaggtggaagaacgcctatttatagtctagggagaaatataaccgttgggtgagtttcagctcagcacagtcgaggaggccggtcaaccgggcctggggccgggccgtccggtccaggtGCCGGTCAGACGGGGCTAGGGACCGGGccttccggtccaaaccggagctgggaccgggcctTGACCGGGGCATGATTTGTCGTTCAGTAATAGCCTCCGGATGTCACCAGCGCAGGAGCCGGTTGGCGCCGAGCCGTCCGGTCCACAACCCGGTCGGACCGAGCGCATGACCAGACCAGGCCGggccagaccgggcctgtgactggGCCATGACCGGGACCCTTCTGTGTCTTACAGAACATGGCCCCAACTATCActagtccaggggccggttggaaccgggccatccggtgggacggtcggtcacgccgggcgagaaaccgggacagcaggaaaacatgttatacaaaaactgtgataacttttgtgtccggaccccgattgacatgaaaccaattttgttggaaatatggagactcctcacatgatatttttagatgtttttagagagagagagagtctcccaccatcaagaaacggtgaagacgtccaaactcgaaaacgcaatagaagatgcatgcagattccgttttcgatgaacttgggcttgctgtaaagctagcaacaagctcaagaacctctcacagagaaacactaagaagcaatagggatatgcaaagtatgcaaagaattgagctccctaagacgatgtgatcaagttacccaaccgaaagcccctcttgatagtgcgactatctatcctataatccggtcttccatcaaccaccttgagaccggtaaaaggaaaacctatcaaggccatacctttttCTTGCGCATCCCTCTTGATCttaatgataactcttcaagctccactcaagccggaatgcctcacttgatcattgttgcttcgtgaagactcacaaatgctcccccatacactatgatgggaaagctccattgatgcacatcttcaagcatatgatcctctcgatatgctcaacttgaacttgcccaactcaaccttgatgacgatcaccacttgccgtcatcctctcatgggctatatgagatctcacttttgatgcatgcccatggaaagatacctaacccacatagacaacacaggagcacatatatgatgggttagttcatgaagcataattgacaaggcttaccataccacggtgacttcacgtggcacattcttcatgcttcatgtgttgatcaaacttgaatctattcttcactctttgtattggtcaaccttgtatcttcacatgctctatcatactatcttgaggtgtataaataattcttcatttgtttgcatgctctaattCTTAGTCAACCATAACTCAACTTataagactatcatgacaccgacttagagccataacttgaattcttcacttggaatcaagctctcaagatcttgatcattcattgcttatcacataagctagagctggctaatattgagtttcacataagaactctatcttcatttcttcttcttga includes the following:
- the LOC127307064 gene encoding casein kinase 1 — its product is MEHVIGGKFKLGRKIGSGSFGELYLGVNIQSSEEVAIKLESVKSRHPQLHYESKLYMLLQGGTGIPHLKWFGVDGEYNVMVIDLLGPSLEDLFNYCNRKFTLKTVLMLADQMIARVEYMHLRGFLHRDIKPDNFLMGLGRRASQVYVIDYGLAKKYRDLQTHKHIPYRENKNLTGTARYASVNTHLGVEQSRRDDLESLGYVLMYFLRGSLPWQGLKAGTKKQKYDKISEKKMLTPVEVLCKSYPSEFVSYFHYCRSLRFEDKPDYSYLKKLFRDLMIREGYQSDYIFDWTVSRQAAENNRLRPSGRTGGLVGPSAERAERTSARQDVPDRFSGSVETFARRTGSGSGHHGESTKHRTLLDSLLAPKMAADSDKRRPTSSRNGSTSRKALLSSSRPSSGEPSDPTRTSHLIPTSSGSSRPSTTQRLHQSTGLETRSSSLSKTARNVHDDPNLRAFDRLTISADRRK
- the LOC127307063 gene encoding phosphatidylinositol N-acetylglucosaminyltransferase subunit C, which encodes MKGVGKNPIICQTKWRKVAYGGMQPGYDDNYTDDSFLEEMVMNANVVKRDFLRVMVDSVSISQYLCIVALVVSTWTHTLNLAIDEITLLKFDIGLVLVGFLVLLLTTSPFSLKLLSRYVLNISFFTSGLYVLAPICHTLTRSISSDSIWALAVFLLLVHLFLHDYSGSTIRPPGALNNPKLTSNISLNASIVASVLVASRLPSWLHVFAIMLFSLQVFLFAPLVTFCIKKYSCRLHLLFSFALMVITLGVTYQLHRMLFILLLALVVFISLVCPYWLIRIQEYKFEINGPWDEAKLCFDITE